The Candidatus Thermoplasmatota archaeon genomic sequence GAAGAGCGCCTACGACGTGATCCTCCACCCCTACGTCACCGAAAAGACGATGGGTCTCATGGAGCGCGAGAACAAGCTCGAGTTCGTCGTCCGCCGCGACGCGTCGAAGCGCGACGTGAAGTCCGCGATGGAGACGCTCTTCCAGGCGAAGGTCGAGAGTGTGAACACCCGCATCGGGACGGACGGGCTCAAGCGCGCCGTCGTGCGGTTCAAGCCCGAGACGCGCGCCGAGGACATCGGCATGCGCATCGGAGTCTTCTGAGGTTGATATCATGGGAAAGCGACTCATCACGCAGCGGCGCGGCGCGGGCAAGCCGCCCCACACGTCGCCCTCGCACCAGCACAAGGGGCCGGTCAAGCTCCCGCTCGTGCGCGAGACGATCGAGGCGAAGGTCGAGGACATCATCCATGACCCCGGCCACACGGCCCCGATCGCGGTCATGAACCTGCCCACGGGCGCGAAGCACCACCTGCTCGCGAACGAGGGCG encodes the following:
- a CDS encoding 50S ribosomal protein L23; this translates as MKSAYDVILHPYVTEKTMGLMERENKLEFVVRRDASKRDVKSAMETLFQAKVESVNTRIGTDGLKRAVVRFKPETRAEDIGMRIGVF